The genomic DNA aatcataatcatgacattacattattatctaGAGTGacatagagttgattagactaagcaggagacaatcctcccctggagcaatgcagggttaagggccttgctcaagggcccaacggctgtgtggattttattatggccacaccaggattagaaccaccaaacttgtgtgtcccagtcatttactttaaccactatgctacaggccgccccattatCACTGCTATATTCCTCGGTATGTGTTTTTCAATTGTCTTTCACATGTTGAGTCTAcagtcagtgatcactttatgaggtatttattagacttattgttttaGAAGGAttgggcttctgctgctgtaacccatCCACTTTCAGGTTTCACGTGTGCATGGTcacacatgctcttctgcataccactgttgtagcgcatggttatttgagttactgtcactttccagTGAACTTGAGCCATCCTGATGTTTGGGTCTGaagaacaactgaacctcttgaccatgtcagcattctcttacgcatttagttgctgccacatggttggatgattagatatttgcattaacaagctgatgtacaggggtacctaataaagtgctcactgagtgtatgtccagTATGATTATCCATCTCCCACATAACTAGTTTCAtgtcacaaacacaacaaattTAGTTGGATTTCACAGGTTTGCCCTTACTTCAGGCAGAGGCTTGGCAGGCTTACAGTGAAGGCCGCCAACAAATTTGAAGTTTGGAAGAAAAGGTCGGGGATATTCAAAGTCCCAGTAGGTACGGATCAACCAAATGTCTGCCTTCCCCATGGCCTCACAGACTGACGTTGGCTTGCCTGTTAAGAGAAACCTGGGTTAAGCAGGTCGCTTCAATAACCAGAGTAAGGCGGGCCCAAACTTACACCTACTTTCCCAAAGGCAAAGTTCAAGGCTGCATACTCATTCATCTTGTTTAGCAGATTAGCACCCAAGCACGTGATATATGAATCTGTTCCACGGGCACTGTTCCATAGGTCACTGCTGTAAGAACTTCACAAAGATCTCAAAATTACAGGTGAGTACTGTAATTCCATGTTGTGAAATTATATTTGGATTGgctcacaaagacaagacagttaacaaaataaatattttattttttaagagatTATCTGTATTCcacctgtgtatttatttttttgtcaattaTCAGTTACACAAACTTACTTAGCATTAACATTTAAACCACATTTCAAATCGCCGCCCAACGGGTGGGCGAATATGTCCAATGCCCACCCTAATATGGGCTGTTCATTTCGCTATTTGCATGCTGAAAATCCCTGTTGCTTCCTGATTTtactattgcatatttgtcatggtatttagacaaaatataatattagacaaaggaaGCCTGAGTAATAGACATTTTTGATTtacctattttatttatttgctgaaaaagTGATCGCCCCCTTAAAGTTTGACTGGGTCACTCCAAAACCATTTATAGATTGGTGAAATGTGGGTCCCTAACCAACTGAACCCTCTGGTATACAGCATTGTGCCTTAACCAAAACATTTAGACCTCTTTAAATTATTTGACTGATGTCTTATGATTAAtttaaatggtaggcatttatatagcgcctttatccaaagcactgcacaattaatgcttctcattcacccattcatacacacactcacacactttaacacagcccaggcgggggatcgaaccggcaaccctctgactgccagacaactgctcttactgcctgagccatgtcgtttTAGGTTTAAAATATAACCATTTTTCTTACCTCTCATCTCAGTGAAAAATGAGTCCCATACCATTGCTCCAAAAGTATGAAATAGTATAtcctgagaaaaataaaatagataatTTTTTAGTCTCTGGGAGAAGTCCATTTCATCAGTGTACTGCATACCAGTACTTGGAACATAAGATGGTGGTGCAGGCAACTGTCCACAGAGTCTCTCTAGGGTGTTGGCATGGGAGAACCTCAAGGAAATAATTAAGGGTAGGTCCAGGGTCTCAGCGAGGAGCTCGCCGCATAGAAACATGGGGTCAGTCAGCAGAACGTCATATCGCGCCTGCCTCAACTTCTCCAGCAACTCTTTGTTTTTGAATACGGCACGACAGAATACCTTGTTCATCTCAGTGGTCCTCTGAATGATCTCCTTGATCTTCAGCGAGACCTGGATGAAGGACTCGTTTGGCAGCTCATACATCCAGTAGTGGAAAATCTCATCCATCATGTCAGTCATGTCTTGTGCCGTATAGGGCACTGGGACGATCTCGAAGCTGCAGCTGGTCGACTGGTCGGCCGTGATGGTAGGAGTAGCAGAATGAGTCAGCACGGTCATCTCGTGTCCTTTCGCTGACAACGCTGCCACAATATTCTTCATGTTTAGCCAGTGGCTGTGCTCCCCTGGCCATAGCAGGACCTTCCCACTGTAAGTGTGCTGCGTGTGGCACAGCACAAGCACCAGGActggcacacac from Conger conger chromosome 12, fConCon1.1, whole genome shotgun sequence includes the following:
- the LOC133142297 gene encoding UDP-glucuronosyltransferase 2C1-like isoform X1, whose amino-acid sequence is MFRSSQCVPVLVLVLCHTQHTYSGKVLLWPGEHSHWLNMKNIVAALSAKGHEMTVLTHSATPTITADQSTSCSFEIVPVPYTAQDMTDMMDEIFHYWMYELPNESFIQVSLKIKEIIQRTTEMNKVFCRAVFKNKELLEKLRQARYDVLLTDPMFLCGELLAETLDLPLIISLRFSHANTLERLCGQLPAPPSYVPSTGMQYTDEMDFSQRLKNYLFYFSQDILFHTFGAMVWDSFFTEMRGKPTSVCEAMGKADIWLIRTYWDFEYPRPFLPNFKFVGGLHCKPAKPLPEDMEEFVQSSGEDGIVVFSLGSMIKNLTRERRDVIASALGQISQKVLWRYSGEKPDTLPPNIRLLDWIPQNDLLGHPKTKAFITHGGTNGMYEAIYHGVPMVGIPLFGDQPDNMHHMKTKGAAVILDLNQFQGQDLVLAVNAVINDPSYKESTMRLSRIHHDQPMSALDQAVFWIEFVMRNKGAKHLRVQAHNLSWYQYHCLDVLAALLATVVLIAVIFFKACCFCLRKCCTRSKTKSKKE